ACCAAAGATCACCTCATCGGACGTTCCACCTACAGCTTCTTCTAATAGATATAAATCAACGATTGACGATAACAATAAAGCCGATCACCAGACACTATCACCAATATCCACTTCAATAGCAGATGATTCATTAGGTTTACAGACTTCTAAACTGTTGAAGCCTcctaaacaaagaagacCACATTCCAAATCCTTTGGTTCTACTCCAGTTCCTCCAGATGTTATTGCTAGTAATAAAAGGCGAACAAGTCTATTTCCATGGTTACATAAACCGGGTATTCTAAGCGACACTGGTGACAATGGCGATTTAACCGCTACTGAGGCTGAAGGCGATGAttatgaagaagaaaatatcgaCCCGTATAGTCAATCTCCGTCGAGTATGCAATCGGGTTCCTTACCCAAACAACATCATTTACCGATCCCTCAAATGAACAGATCGTTGAGTGGGAATAGTACCACCTCATCATTTAATATCAAGCCGATTTCAATGATCTTGACTGGTGGCAATAATGGCAATAATAATTCGGCAGATAATTTGGAATTACTACATAATACTCCCAGCAACATTGAGCGCAATAATGCATCGCCACTAACTGAAGATGGTGGCGAAGAGAGAAATTCAAGGTCACGCAAGAGGGATTCATGGTTTCAAAGATTGACGAGTCGATCAGGCTCAGCTAACAGAGCTTGATAACGCTGTTTTTCgttccttttcaatttcactGTGCTTTTTCCTATTCTTCTAAATTACCTCTTGGcgaaatttttttcgcttCATTGGCCTTTTGTATAATTAACGAGCAAACATCATTCCCTTTTCATGACTCataatcaagaaaaaataacttACATAACGTCAATCccgaagaagaaaggtTGCGGACGATTGTTTTGTGGTCATTGCAATATAAGGATAACAAATTTAAAATGTTACACACAACTTTGAAGTtgatataatatatattgAACTATTATTTGTTaatgaattcttcaaaCGATTCAGTATCGAAAACCATAAATGCTCAACTTCgcaaaatttcttgttgtATCTATTGAACTATAAGTCTGTATAATACATATATGATATTGCACGTTTATTAGTCTAGCTCAACAAGATCGAAATTGACCGGATCATTTGCTaactttttccttttattgCTGGGTTCGCCAAGCTCCTGAATGCCGGCCGGCctcttctttgaatcatTTGAGGGTTCAGTATCAATCACAATGTCACTTTCATCGTCACCAAGTATTACAATTCCATCCTTCTCTTTGTTATTATCAGTGGTACCAACGGCTTtatcttcctctttctcttcatcctcttcgttttttgataaatcaTCAGTAGAGGCCACTAATGGAACCCTAACATCCGGTAATTTGCATGTATCGCAAGGGAATCTATCATTAACATCCAAATATAATTCGATGGATTTACGAACCATCGTATCATCGTTCTCATcggaaaataatataatagAGCCATTTTCCAGATTAACTTCGGATAGAGTGCGATCATTTAAGTCCTCGAAATCATAATCTGCCAATAATCTTTGATTACTTGCGTCCAGTAACGAGATATCCTCCGGATACTCATATTTGTCACGTATCAAACCTATCAGATGAGATAatttcagtttcttcagGGAATCGAAAGATAATTTGATGACCCCTCTACAAACTTTGGAGCATACAGGGCAATTACAGTTTGATGATGCTAGTTTTGGATTTGATAGATAGCGATTTTGGGATAAATTGCTTGCCTTTGCTGTGAAAGCCATATTTAAGTCAGTGTAATTGTTGACTGGGGCGTATTTCAGAAGATTTAAAACTCGTAATGAGATTAAAGATGACAAACCGGCAATGATAGCATTTGTTGTTGCGATGGCCGGAATGATGTTACCTGCGATTTGCTTAATGTCGAACACAGACTTCATTggaatgttgaaaatatgAGATCTTATGTTTGCCGCTGTAACAACAAATTCCAAAGTATCAACATCGTCTTTATCAAACTCAATATGGTTTTCTTCTCGGGCATAGCGATCCATCAATTGTTCAgtgattttgatgaaatggCTAATTTGCTCCTGTATTGTTCCAATAGAGTTAGAGTCAAATTTACTTGTATTCATAGACCCTTTTATCTGAGAGAGTGACAATGGTACTGGCTTCGTTCTTGTTTTCCATAGGTTCTCAATAGCTAACAATTTGTTTATATCTTGAATAAATAATTTATGAAGGATCTCCGGGATACGCGATACGTTCTTGGAaattatgattttttgcaaTTCATGCAATTCATTAGTTTCTTGTTTGATACGCTTAATttcttcgtcatcgtcTGTACCCCAATCCTTGTTATTGTCTTCATCAGTATAAACCTCTGAGGCGAATAGCTGGTTGAACAGAAAATTCTTGGCCCAAACAATACAATGTATTGGCTGGGAAGGGGTCGATCTGATAGTACATACTGGAAATGCCTTCGgtgtttcttttgttgtGCATTCAAAGCACTCAGTTTTCCCAGGAATAATTGGCTGCATGTAGCCATCAAACCCAGCTGTCCCAGATTCTAGTAAGGGCAGTGATAAAAATTGAGATATTTTATTGACGTAACGTCTTGCAGCCAAGTTATCAAGGgcattgaaaataatgtCGAATTGCTCAAACCAATGCAAAGGGAAAGTAAAAGTGTCCATGACATTTCCTTGATAGGGCACCAGTTTAGAGTTATTAAAATGTTGAACTGCCTTTACAGCTGTGGTAGATTTCGGTTGCTTGATATCTTTCTGTCGGAAAAGAAACTGTCTATTTAGGTTAGACAGGTCAATAGTATCCAAATCGACGACATGAATCTCACCGAATTCCATTAAGATTAAATCCTTTAATAGTTCAGAGCCAATACCTCCAGCGCCGACTAAGAGACATCTTGAAGACCgcaatttttggaaactaTCTTCACCGATGATCGCCACCAAATTTGACTTCcttgccattttctttttacttAATATACGAAGTAGATATTCTCTATAGTTGAGCGTAATGCGATTTAAAGATATTGCATCACTTCTTAATGTAAACACACTTCATTTTAAGAACCGGgattaaaaaaatgtacCTTCTAAGgtgaagaaggaaaaaatatgcgGAAGCCGGGAATCGAACCCGGGCCCCATGCTTGGGAAGCATGAATTCTAACCACTGAACCACTTTCGCTGAGGATGTTTCATATAATGGGGCTAGAGACTACtgtaatataatataatatataatacCGGGGGAACCAACTTCTCACCAAACTACTTGTCACTATGGGATGTTACCTATTCTATACTCaatatataatattcaGTTTATACTTAAAGGGTGAAAGCGTCAGATCTCGGATCCAGCTAATTCTTGAGGTATTTTTATATGGATTATACGAATCTTGATATAATTCTTAAGATTCGTTTTTTTGGTAGAAgtaatatataatattgaATTTATTGGGTTTATAGAATACGATAGGAGCTCTCCTCAGGGATTTAGGAATACACaaaaagggaatcaacaatTGAACATAATAGTGTAAATCTTTTTCTCTGATTCATGCGTTGTCATTCACTGATCCTATCATATTACCAATTCTTGTTCTCCGGCTTTTACCTGTTGCGAAAAGAGTTTAATCTTGTATTGGTCCCATCTATCAAAGCCGTATATGATAGCATTCCAGCAActacaacaacaacaacaatctTATTCTGTTGTGCTAGCAATCGATGGACGATGGTTAATTACTGTTTCAACAACTTCTATTCATGCTTTCGTTAACTGCATTCACCTTcactaaaaaaatcatcgcTGGGATTACACTAATAAATGCAGTAAAGTCGTTCATAAGCACCAGTCTCAGATATGAGATACTACTCTGGGGAGTCGGAATTTCgatatttgaagaaagctACAGCTTCGACGATTATTCCTAGCACCTCGACGCATAGACCATGTACAGGTAACCTGAATTGACATGATAACCTCTAGCTTCAAAGAGCGTATAGATCGCGACAGTCCCAAGGTTAATACAGGTACCAGACAAAAGACCTAGCCTAAGATGACCTAAGCACGCTAAAGTTATTATTGTAACTGCATTCATTGGTCTGCTCAAGCATGGGGCGATCGCAGTGTCTCCTATTCTCACCCTTCGTGGTGAGCATTTTCAGCGCAATGTGTAACAGTTTAGTAACTACTTTTTTGCAACTTCTCAGTAATGAAGACGCGTTAGTGTTCAGGTAGTCTCTATCTTGTACGTATCAACCTCTACAAAGGATGGtttgaataaaattttgttaACAAATGGTGTAACTTGCTCGGAAGAGATACTCGCCACGTCGACATTCTCAAACCCTGCCTGTTATACAGAGAAGTGGATGCTTTCGGGGATGATCTATTTATTTAAGTTTATCTACACTTCCTAAGTCATTCAGTTCGAAAATCTTTCGTATATTGTAACCATTTCAATATACGTTCTTAGGGAAGACGAGCAAGCTTCCACGTATTACACATATAATACTCAACACGATGCACACACCTCAATGAGGGCATCATCCTTCACCACGTGCAAATAAGACAACGATTTTTGAGCATATATCCATTTACGCTGGTAATTGATATAGGCGCATAAAGGGTAGCTACTACTGTATAAAGAAACGCGCTTTACGTCAAAAGATGTTCTATGATTTTGAATGTATACGATATCTTATTTATTTGAAGTGAACGAAAGGAAGGGCGGGCAACTTTTTTCTAGACAGGTTGATGTGTAACTCTTTGGCATATGCCCTCTATCGAAGGTGAGGTTGTTtaagaaataaagaaaaggaagcaACAGCACTAGCATTTTTCTCTTAAAACTTTATTGCCATCCTTATGATAGATCATCAAATAGCTGGTAAAGCCCTCACCGTTTGGATCATAATTACCTCTGGAATCGACTTCGCCCTCACCGTATTTGAAAGTCTTGTAATTTCTAAACCCGAAGTATTCATAAACGGATCTAGCGTGTTCGGCAATTGCCTCCAGGACAATGGcacaattttctttgtcgGCTCTTCTCTTGTATTCCTCAAAAATGGCTCTTACGGAACCTctgatgtttttttcattcagaTTCTTACCAATACAGAAAAGATAATAGtagttgatattttctggGATGACTTGCTTTTTGCGCTCATTCAAGTCGTCGATGAAGTCCTTGTTAAACTTAGAATCGTTGCTTCTTGCTTTGGGGCCGTGGGGTGGTAGACTCCACACTGCAACAGCGTCGAAATCGTTAACTTCGGAGACTTCACCATAGGGCATGTTCAGATAGGGCGATATGATGTTGGCTGTAATTGTCTCCGTAGATACGTTCTCTGTGAAGGGAATGTTCTCGAATTTCTTTGCGATGTAATGGAAAGCGGGAGAGTCACTGAAGGCAATAGCCAAAGTTTTTGCAGCTCTTCCAACACCCGCGGTCTTATTCAGGACACGGACCCTGTTTTCCAGTGGAGTGGGTGCTTTGTTCTCGAAGGACATGCTGCTTGATTACTTACCTTGCTCCAAGTGAAGTCTGTCTGGGTGGTCCTGTTTGGCCTAATCTCAGGCACATTAGCTGGTATATATAGACCGGCggcgtttcttttttcagcCGCCCCAGCCCCTGTGAAGGCCAGTGCCGTTAAGCAACATTCATTGTGATTTGAAATCAAGAGTAGTACACTGATCAAGAAGTCATAATAAGAGATAGTTCCCGTATGGTGTACCCCGGGACATTCATGTTGATGCTTCTCAAATGAGAAGGACCAACCTTACTTTTCTGGGGCGAAAAGAGTGCTGCCGAGTTTCTTGTAGTGCAACACGCGGTCCAACTACACCCCCACCTGCTTGCAACTCGAATTCtcaataaaatttcaaaaatgctCCCACGTTCCCGTATGATTGATATTATGCCCTGCAAgtctctcttcttttccatcGCAAGTATATCCTATTCGTAGTCGCCTACCTTCTTGCTTTTCAGCGCAGCGGACAGAAAGACGAAAATCAGAGACATGCTAACTTATAGAGGGGCGGAAGCAGTAAGCTAAATACACATAGAAGCGTGGGAAGAGAGCGAACTAGTTACCGCAGCAAGCTTCAAAAGGTTTTGAGATAACAGTGATGAACAAGCATAAGTATCGTGTGGAGATCCAGCAAATGATGTTTGTCTCTGGTGAGATTAACGATCCGCCTGTGGAGACTACATCGCTGATAGAAGATGTAGTAAGAGGCCAAGTGATAGAAATTCTCCTGCAGTCAAACAAAACCGCACATCTCAGGGGAAGTAGAAGTATTTTGCCCGAAgacgttatttttttgatcagACATGATAAGGCCAAAGTCAACCGTTTGAGGACATATTTGTCGTGGAAGGATTTGCGTAAGAATGCCAAGGACCAAGACGCTAGTGCTGGCGTGGCAGCCGCTAGTGGGAACCCTGGAGCAGGCGGTGAggatgatttgaaaaaagcagcTGGTGGGGAAAAAGACGAAAAAGATGGGGGGAATATGATGAAAGTCAAGAAATCTCAGATAAAACTGCCATGGGAACTACAGTTTATGTTTAATGAGCATCCTTTGGAGAACAACGATGATAATGACGATATGGACGAAGACGAACGAGAGGCTAATATAGtaactttgaaaagactGAAAATGGCCGATGACAGAACTCGAAACATGACTAAAGAGGAGTATGTGCACTGGTCTGATTGTCGACAGGCAAGTTTTACATTtagaaagaacaagagaTTCAAAGATTGGTCCGGGATATCGCAGTTGACTGAGGGGAAACCGCATGATGACGTTATTGATATTCTGGGGTTTTTAACTTTTGAGATTGTTTGCTCTTTAACGGAGACGGCACTGAAGATTAAACAAAGAGAACAGGTTTTGCGAGCTCAAAAGGACAAGTCCCAACAATCTAACCAGGATAACTCGAACTTTGAATTCACATCATCTACATTACATAGAAAGAAGAGACTGTTCGACGGTCCTGAAAATGTTGTCAACCCGCTCAAACCAAAGCATATAGAAGAGGCCTGGAGAGTATTGCAAATGATTGATATGAGACATAGAGCTTTGACCAATTTTAAAGGTGGAAGACTCAGTTCTAAGCCAATTATCATGTAAGCTTTTGTATATTTCCATCTCGTGATGCGTGGGTTCTATACTGGCATGAGAAATGTAAACTATATGattagaaaaaaacatgcAAAGGAATAGATGAATAGATAGATAGATAAATAGACAGTAGATGATGCGTCATGCGCAAAGGATCTTCACATAATTGAACTCTTCTCCTGTGGTTAAAATTGCAACAAATAAGgtgaaaatcaaaaactgTATTATGTTGAGATACCATGGGGCAGCTAGTGGTTTACCCTTGGT
This is a stretch of genomic DNA from Saccharomyces kudriavzevii IFO 1802 strain IFO1802 genome assembly, chromosome: 4. It encodes these proteins:
- the UBA2 gene encoding E1 ubiquitin-activating protein UBA2 (similar to Saccharomyces cerevisiae UBA2 (YDR390C); ancestral locus Anc_5.472) produces the protein MARKSNLVAIIGEDSFQKLRSSRCLLVGAGGIGSELLKDLILMEFGEIHVVDLDTIDLSNLNRQFLFRQKDIKQPKSTTAVKAVQHFNNSKLVPYQGNVMDTFTFPLHWFEQFDIIFNALDNLAARRYVNKISQFLSLPLLESGTAGFDGYMQPIIPGKTECFECTTKETPKAFPVCTIRSTPSQPIHCIVWAKNFLFNQLFASEVYTDEDNNKDWGTDDDEEIKRIKQETNELHELQKIIISKNVSRIPEILHKLFIQDINKLLAIENLWKTRTKPVPLSLSQIKGSMNTSKFDSNSIGTIQEQISHFIKITEQLMDRYAREENHIEFDKDDVDTLEFVVTAANIRSHIFNIPMKSVFDIKQIAGNIIPAIATTNAIIAGLSSLISLRVLNLLKYAPVNNYTDLNMAFTAKASNLSQNRYLSNPKLASSNCNCPVCSKVCRGVIKLSFDSLKKLKLSHLIGLIRDKYEYPEDISLLDASNQRLLADYDFEDLNDRTLSEVNLENGSIILFSDENDDTMVRKSIELYLDVNDRFPCDTCKLPDVRVPLVASTDDLSKNEEDEEKEEDKAVGTTDNNKEKDGIVILGDDESDIVIDTEPSNDSKKRPAGIQELGEPSNKRKKLANDPVNFDLVELD
- the IAT4 gene encoding Iat4p (similar to Saccharomyces cerevisiae YDR391C); translated protein: MSFENKAPTPLENRVRVLNKTAGVGRAAKTLAIAFSDSPAFHYIAKKFENIPFTENVSTETITANIISPYLNMPYGEVSEVNDFDAVAVWSLPPHGPKARSNDSKFNKDFIDDLNERKKQVIPENINYYYLFCIGKNLNEKNIRGSVRAIFEEYKRRADKENCAIVLEAIAEHARSVYEYFGFRNYKTFKYGEGEVDSRGNYDPNGEGFTSYLMIYHKDGNKVLREKC
- the SPT3 gene encoding transcriptional regulator SPT3 (similar to Saccharomyces cerevisiae SPT3 (YDR392W); ancestral locus Anc_5.480), with protein sequence MNKHKYRVEIQQMMFVSGEINDPPVETTSLIEDVVRGQVIEILLQSNKTAHLRGSRSILPEDVIFLIRHDKAKVNRLRTYLSWKDLRKNAKDQDASAGVAAASGNPGAGGEDDLKKAAGGEKDEKDGGNMMKVKKSQIKLPWELQFMFNEHPLENNDDNDDMDEDEREANIVTLKRLKMADDRTRNMTKEEYVHWSDCRQASFTFRKNKRFKDWSGISQLTEGKPHDDVIDILGFLTFEIVCSLTETALKIKQREQVLRAQKDKSQQSNQDNSNFEFTSSTLHRKKRLFDGPENVVNPLKPKHIEEAWRVLQMIDMRHRALTNFKGGRLSSKPIIM